In Paenibacillus hexagrammi, the following are encoded in one genomic region:
- a CDS encoding DUF309 domain-containing protein, translated as MKPYPEAYLDYLIFFHAERDYFECHEVMEEYWKQHPTDERSKTYVGLIQIAVGIYHERRGNTAGAVKMLQSAIRNLNAEHTASLGLSASELEHVVMERIALIQEGDRNRSFTDINLPIADPELVQYCEAKCQEQGLTWQSASDLQNPALIHKHTVRDRTPVIREREAQILLRRQKRRPNMSSEGKILVVDDEPHIAEVVRLYLEHSNFEAILLTRGAEVHRTIRAEKPVLVILDIMLPDISGYELCEGIRRMEAPLDQIPIIFLTAKGESIDKLRGFNLGVDDYLVKPFDPNELIARIKAVLRRSMASSADPNKMGSDSSGRVLQIGNIVVDLEQFRVLVDNKRIDLTPKEMELLYFLASHPGRVFTREDLLGYIWNFDFAGGTRTVDAHVKNLRKKLGQHKEWNIQTLWGIGYSFEVKPHA; from the coding sequence ATGAAGCCGTATCCTGAGGCGTATTTGGACTATTTGATCTTTTTTCATGCGGAACGTGATTATTTCGAATGCCATGAAGTGATGGAGGAATATTGGAAGCAGCACCCTACAGATGAGCGCAGTAAGACCTATGTAGGTTTGATTCAAATCGCTGTAGGCATTTACCATGAGCGCAGAGGCAATACAGCTGGAGCTGTTAAAATGCTTCAAAGCGCCATACGCAACCTGAATGCCGAGCATACGGCTTCATTAGGGCTGAGTGCCAGCGAGCTTGAACATGTAGTAATGGAGCGGATTGCTCTGATCCAAGAGGGAGACCGGAATCGCAGCTTCACCGATATCAATTTGCCGATAGCGGACCCGGAACTTGTTCAGTATTGTGAGGCAAAATGTCAAGAGCAAGGCCTGACCTGGCAGAGTGCCAGCGACCTCCAGAATCCAGCACTTATTCATAAACATACAGTTAGAGATCGTACTCCGGTCATTCGGGAGAGGGAAGCGCAGATACTGCTGCGCAGGCAAAAAAGGAGACCGAACATGAGCTCAGAGGGGAAAATTCTCGTGGTCGACGATGAGCCGCATATTGCTGAGGTGGTCCGGCTCTATTTGGAGCATTCCAACTTTGAAGCGATTCTGTTAACCCGAGGAGCGGAGGTACATCGGACCATTCGTGCGGAGAAGCCGGTGTTGGTTATTCTCGATATTATGCTGCCGGATATTTCGGGCTATGAGCTTTGTGAGGGCATACGCCGGATGGAGGCGCCGCTGGATCAGATTCCGATCATCTTTTTGACAGCAAAGGGAGAATCGATCGATAAGCTGCGGGGTTTCAACCTGGGCGTGGATGACTATCTGGTCAAGCCGTTTGATCCCAATGAACTGATCGCCAGGATCAAAGCTGTGCTGAGGAGATCGATGGCGTCCAGTGCGGATCCTAATAAAATGGGCTCGGATTCATCAGGCAGAGTGCTGCAGATCGGTAACATTGTCGTGGATCTGGAGCAGTTCCGCGTTCTCGTGGACAACAAGCGGATTGATCTGACGCCGAAGGAGATGGAGCTGCTTTATTTTCTGGCGAGCCATCCGGGACGCGTATTTACAAGAGAGGATTTACTGGGCTATATCTGGAATTTCGACTTTGCCGGAGGCACCCGCACGGTAGATGCGCACGTCAAGAACCTGCGTAAGAAGCTGGGTCAGCACAAAGAATGGAATATCCAGACGCTCTGGGGCATCGGATACTCCTTTGAGGTGAAGCCGCATGCTTAA
- a CDS encoding sensor histidine kinase → MLKEWITVRLRSLYLKIFLSFLATCVLFFVGLFVFWNYYFTDLFYKDKKDLLQERFVEITRLIGSYQDGSISTRELKYTVRIVARSINGQVWIVDNQGTILNGSSDNEGVGLPRSLDNLFIEGLHGRSGDQMVTFKAPSGRSINMFTYYAPYQLNGQALVVFLQIPSEDISEAVSAVRVNILVPLIFSLLAVGIILYVISRKLAGPLQQMNRAALELAGGDFTTRVPIKSHDEVGQLAASFNFMVEQLEEWEGTRQEFLTNVSHELRSPLTTLRGFIVAMNDGVIPQEKFSHYLHICDQEVQRLQRLVHDLLDLARIQNGVDVFRMRPVEVKQKVENVLELLKKPITEKQMQLQVFWPEESSETLPAMAYLDPDRFAQIIQNLMYNALKFTPAGGTLTVALEVKDKEIALYVRDTGQGMSEEELERIWDRFYKADEARSHRADGENGTGLGLTIVKHLVSGMKGTIQVHSRIGEGTEFKVMFPRIV, encoded by the coding sequence ATGCTTAAAGAATGGATCACTGTCCGGCTGCGAAGCTTGTATCTCAAAATCTTTCTATCCTTTTTAGCTACCTGTGTGCTTTTTTTCGTAGGCTTGTTCGTTTTCTGGAATTATTATTTTACGGATTTGTTTTATAAGGATAAGAAAGATCTCTTGCAGGAGAGATTTGTGGAAATCACCCGGCTGATCGGGTCCTATCAGGACGGATCGATATCTACCCGAGAGCTGAAATATACGGTACGGATTGTAGCTCGGAGCATCAACGGCCAAGTTTGGATTGTGGACAATCAAGGGACGATCCTTAACGGTTCTTCCGATAATGAGGGCGTCGGCCTGCCAAGATCACTGGACAATCTGTTTATCGAAGGGCTTCACGGGCGCAGCGGCGACCAAATGGTGACCTTTAAAGCCCCTAGCGGCAGGAGCATCAATATGTTCACGTATTATGCGCCTTATCAGCTGAATGGACAAGCGCTTGTTGTCTTCCTGCAAATCCCGTCGGAGGATATTAGTGAAGCGGTGTCTGCCGTGAGGGTCAACATTCTGGTGCCGCTAATCTTCTCGCTGCTGGCCGTAGGCATCATTCTGTATGTGATCTCCCGGAAATTGGCTGGCCCCTTGCAGCAGATGAATCGGGCGGCTTTGGAGCTGGCCGGCGGGGATTTTACGACGCGTGTGCCGATCAAATCCCACGACGAAGTCGGGCAGCTGGCGGCAAGCTTCAACTTCATGGTCGAGCAGCTGGAGGAATGGGAAGGAACCAGACAAGAATTTTTAACTAACGTTTCTCATGAGCTCAGATCGCCTTTGACGACACTTCGGGGATTTATCGTTGCTATGAATGACGGGGTGATCCCGCAGGAGAAATTTTCCCATTACCTGCATATTTGCGATCAAGAGGTCCAGCGGCTGCAGCGTCTCGTACATGATTTACTGGATTTGGCCCGCATTCAGAACGGTGTCGATGTATTCCGTATGAGGCCTGTTGAAGTTAAGCAGAAAGTGGAGAATGTCCTTGAGCTATTGAAGAAGCCCATTACCGAGAAACAAATGCAGCTTCAGGTGTTTTGGCCGGAAGAGTCCTCTGAGACCTTACCTGCGATGGCCTATCTGGATCCCGACCGCTTTGCACAGATTATTCAGAATCTGATGTATAATGCGTTAAAGTTTACTCCGGCTGGGGGAACTTTAACTGTTGCGCTGGAGGTTAAGGACAAGGAGATAGCGCTTTATGTGCGGGATACGGGGCAGGGGATGTCCGAGGAAGAGTTAGAGAGAATTTGGGACCGGTTCTACAAGGCGGATGAAGCGAGAAGCCACAGAGCAGATGGAGAGAACGGTACGGGTCTTGGGCTCACGATTGTGAAGCATCTAGTGAGTGGAATGAAGGGGACGATCCAGGTTCACAGCCGAATAGGCGAGGGGACGGAATTTAAAGTGATGTTTCCGCGGATTGTTTAG
- a CDS encoding glycosyl hydrolase family 18 protein — MQYSNSSIQTLDHTMIWDNFKKLQIWGWNGVSEADAIKNQVSGTLGLDVDSPSYFLLEDSTGKLKDSSNADTVKWLQKQGHTVYPLVSNQFSPTLTTQFLSSAAAQDTFVQSLVKRAAELGVPGINVDFESLAGSDRDKFTAFIQKLTTAAHAQSLKISIDLPRGSVKWNHLSAFDHEKLGSIVDYICIMAYDQYYKGSTSPGSVSGLPWSDGGIQEFLSYGIPRDKIILGMPYYVREWQLDASGQLIGNRTVLLKDIPQLIADKKPTSTWDKDFEQYKMEYKENGSTYVFWLEDEATIKARLDLAKKYDLAGVAAWRLGYDQPELWKMILQNK, encoded by the coding sequence ATGCAGTATAGCAATTCATCGATCCAGACGTTAGATCATACGATGATCTGGGATAACTTCAAGAAGCTTCAAATTTGGGGATGGAACGGTGTTTCCGAAGCGGACGCTATCAAAAATCAGGTGAGTGGGACACTTGGACTCGATGTGGATTCCCCAAGCTATTTCTTGCTGGAAGACAGCACAGGCAAGCTGAAGGACAGCTCCAACGCAGATACGGTGAAATGGCTGCAAAAACAAGGCCACACCGTCTATCCGCTAGTCAGCAATCAGTTCAGCCCAACGTTAACTACGCAGTTCTTGAGCAGCGCAGCGGCGCAGGATACCTTCGTTCAATCTTTGGTAAAGCGAGCCGCCGAGCTGGGCGTTCCCGGAATTAACGTCGACTTTGAGAGCTTGGCCGGATCAGACCGGGACAAATTCACAGCCTTTATCCAAAAGCTGACTACTGCCGCCCACGCACAAAGCTTAAAGATTTCCATTGACCTTCCTAGAGGAAGCGTGAAATGGAACCATCTCTCCGCCTTCGATCATGAGAAGCTGGGCAGTATCGTCGACTATATATGTATCATGGCTTACGATCAATATTACAAAGGCAGTACATCGCCAGGCTCTGTATCCGGGCTTCCTTGGTCGGATGGCGGCATCCAGGAGTTCTTGTCCTATGGCATCCCGCGGGATAAAATCATTCTTGGTATGCCCTACTACGTCAGGGAATGGCAGCTTGATGCCAGCGGCCAGCTGATCGGCAACCGAACCGTGCTGTTAAAGGATATTCCGCAATTGATCGCGGATAAGAAGCCGACCTCTACCTGGGACAAAGACTTCGAGCAGTATAAAATGGAATACAAAGAAAATGGTTCCACTTATGTATTCTGGCTTGAGGATGAAGCTACCATTAAGGCTAGACTGGATCTGGCAAAAAAATACGATCTTGCCGGTGTCGCCGCTTGGAGACTTGGCTACGACCAGCCGGAGCTGTGGAAGATGATTTTGCAGAATAAATAA